One Aphidius gifuensis isolate YNYX2018 linkage group LG3, ASM1490517v1, whole genome shotgun sequence DNA window includes the following coding sequences:
- the LOC122850979 gene encoding ribonuclease Oy-like: protein CSCSSSTDFDVLIFTQRLPQTVCYAWKENFSSNTCSPTDEEWTVHGIWPTQYHKIAPSYCNESLVFNLTELATIKDKLEKKWISVENGTTHCSFWEHEWSKHGTCSAVLPQLNTQMKYFEKGLELLEKYDMKNILGQVNILPGNNYTVQEILKGVGTVLGKNCQVDCFSSKKQNVTYLFEIRICFDKSLNFIDCDGIFDFPTNCPSTANIIYPKTLLDQHHDV from the exons TTACGCATGGAAAGAAAACTTTTCATCAAACACATGTTCACCAACTGATGAAGAATGGACGGTTCATGGAATTTGGCCAACTCAATATCACAAAATTGCACCAAGTTATTGTAATGAATCATTGGTATTCAATTTAACCGAACTTGCAACAATTAaagataaacttgaaaaaaaatggatctCTGTTGAAAATGGTACAACACATTGTTCATTTTGGGAACATGAATGGTCAAAACATGGTACATGTTCAGCTGTATTACCACAATTAAATActcaaatgaaatattttgaaaaaggtCTTGAGctattagaaaaatatgacatgaaaaatatacttgGTCAAGTTAATATATTACCTGGTAATAATTATACAGtacaagaaattttaaaaggtGTTGGCACTGTTTTGGGTAAAAATTGTCAAGTCGATTGTTTTTCAAGCAAG AAACAAAATGTAacgtatttatttgaaattcgTATTTgctttgataaatcattgaatTTCATTGATTGTGATGGTATATTTGATTTTCCAACAAATTGTCCATCAAcagcaaatattatttatccaaaAACTCTACTTGATCAGCATCATGATGTTTaa
- the LOC122852351 gene encoding ribonuclease Oy-like, protein MEIHKLYVISILCGIFFVAVSKGFQIREKGTFIESVTDFDVLIFTQHWPQTVCYTWKEKSSSNTCLLPTDEEWTIHGVWPTEYHKIGPQYCNKSLPFDAKALATIEDTLKIKWIDVENGTAHYSFWKHEWLKHGTCAAVLPELNTEIKYFEKGLELLDKYDMKNILGQVNILPGNSYTVQEILKGVANVLGKNCQVECVSNKKEKQSYLFEIRICFDKSLELVDCDGIAGFPTNCPSTRKIIYPGVVPNDFFVIQI, encoded by the exons atgGAAATACACAAGCTGTAtgttatttctattttatgtggaattttttttgttgctgttAGTAAAGG attTCAAATTCGTGAAAAAGGAACATTTATAGAGAGCGTTACTGATTTTGATGTTTTGATATTTACACAACACTGGCCACAAACAGTATGTTACACATGGaaagaaaaatcatcatcaaacaCATGTTTATTACCAACAGATGAAGAATGGACAATTCATGGAGTATGGCCAACTGAATATCACAAAATTGGACCacaatattgtaataaatcaTTGCCATTTGATGCAAAAGCACTTGCAACAATTGAagatacattaaaaataaaatggattgATGTTGAAAATGGTACAGCACATTATTCATTTTGGAAACATGAATGGTTAAAACATGGTACATGTGCAGCAGTATTACCAGAATTAAAtactgaaattaaatattttgaaaaaggtcttgaattattagataaatatgacatgaaaaatatacttgGTCAAGTTAATATATTACCTGGTAATAGTTATACAGtacaagaaattttaaaaggtGTTGCTAATGTATTGGgtaaaaattgtcaagttgAATGTGTTTCAAATaag aaagaaaaacaatcttatttgtttgaaattcgtatttgttttgataaatcattggaGTTAGTTGATTGTGATGGTATAGCTGGTTTTCCAACAAATTGTCCatcaacaagaaaaattatttatccagGAGTTGTACCAAATgacttttttgttattcaaatataa
- the LOC122850978 gene encoding ribonuclease T2-A-like — translation MCRVKLKKYDSVVFTQRWPQAVCYKFKKDKNVNDCQLPNHDRWTIHGLWPTRMGQRGPVFCKTKFDFNIEKIDTIKDSLKENWTDFHEDDNNDNDYYLWKQEWKKHGSCLVENNHQNTIFGYFKKGIDLLKNYQMKDILKKANIHPGNIYKILHEKKKVYLEEISICMNRDMNFIIDCDGVGTLINSLPNLSLKYLDQTNEEIISPSTNKN, via the exons atgtgCAGGGTaaa attaaaaaaatatgacagtGTTGTGTTTACGCAACGATGGCCTCAAGCTGTTTGttacaagtttaaaaaagataaaaatgtaaaCGACTGTCAGCTGCCAAATCATGATCGTTGGACAATTCATGGCCTTTGGCCTACACGTATGGGTCAAAGAGGTCCtgttttttgtaaaacaaaatttgattttaatattgaaaaaattgatacaattAAAGATAGCTTAAAAGAAAATTGGACTGACTTTCATGAAGacgataataatgataatgattattacTTATGGAAACAAGAATGGAAAAAACATGGTTCATGTTTAGttgaaaataatcatcaaaatacaatatttggttattttaaaaaaggtattgatttattaaaaaattatcaaatgaaagaTATACTAAAAAAGGCAAATATTCATCCtggaaatatatacaaaattttacac gaaaaaaaaaaagtgtatttaGAAGAAATATCAATTTGCATGAATCGAGATATGAATTTCATAATTGATTGCGATGGTGTTGGAACTTTGATAAATAGTTTACCAAATTTATCACTCAAGTATCTTGATCAAACAAATGAAGAGATAATTTCaccatcaacaaataaaaattaa